CGGTTTCACTTTagctcaaaaatatatatacacattataattaaattgttttaataaatatttatttttatccacacttataaaaatagtaatactGACGACAATTAATTCGAGAAAGTTaactataatacaaaaaaaagttaagtacactaaattagttttatatagaaaaaaacacttttacaaTGAGATTTTTAAAAGCTGATCAAAAGTTATTGGGTcatggaaatataaaaaaattcattttaacaaaataaaaaatgaaataaaattataaataaaaatatgatcaaTTTACGTTACATGACaaaagggaatattcatgaaatttaagtttggttcaaatatttattttccgtAATTTTATTGGCTGAAAATTTGAACTAAACccttattttagtaattaacatcttttaattacaaatacagtgagagaaattcaaatttctaaatcgGATGTGACGTCATAATATGTGGCTTGTCTAGACTTGTTGatatactgtatggtattaattacttatatttcgTATGATATTACCatgaatatatactataattactacatccgTGGGTATTACATCTATATTTTACAGTACATTCTACTGTCACAAACTGACAGCCCACATATTAAtccgtcatcaacagagagcgccaaaaggtctgcgtttaaacatcacaaaattattctctattttaaatatttttttacacttaattacagcatttttaaacagtatttagattttttattatgttataacggtgtaaacaatgaattaaaaatgtaaaaaaatacatgaatattccctattttacGAAGAATATACGTAAAATGTCAGGTggattcatttgaaaattaaactaaaaatatatttacaaataaaaaggaGGTATATTTATTTggtctttaaaataaatcactggtctatacattttttattatcaaagaagaagtttatattatttatttattgtaaactaTATACAGAGACTACTTCTTATAAGAATtcctttaaaacaaaagaagatTGAACAATTAAcaaagtaaattgtttaaatactctgtatagcTAAAAATACGCTGTTactgttatataaattttatcttattgttTATACCCTGCATTAggaggaatatttaaaatttgtaatgcgCAGAAATATATGTATACCCGCGCTCATTCTACAAACCGAGTATATTCCGAGAGTGTGggttgtatttaaacaattttctttgtgtttgtttgcttgtttttcAAGTAACGAAGAAATAGTTATTTATCTGATAATTATTGGctgaaagaattaattttttaattcatttcgtacaaattatttatatataatttcgaGGAGCCACTAAATATATACCAAAACATTTATTGtgagaaaaattccaaattcgTTCTAGATGTTTTCAAATAGTAACCCATTTCTGTTTTTGAGCGCTCTTACCAGTATAATctggttaaaatttcatttaagcgtatgttaaaaataaaaagaagtatCCTCTGTATATGTTTcatataaaccttttatttttttcccatattttatccataaatggaaagttttttttttttttttttttttacttttaaagctTTTGATTTGTgtataacttcataaaaaataatttaattttacaaaattataagaagttatttattttattatatatcaattttttattttaaataaaaaaaatatttttgcaatgtatttattacattttttaaaagttatcacATTAATCATGTGGTCTGATCCATATTTTatcgttttcttttttatttatttattttttactatttgttggctgttttctttacatttatgtttttacacataaattgttttatttcagtttaaaaCCACTGTTTACTTATGAAGCTCACAACAAAATGTGCAGTTAACACTATAATTTTGCAATCATATTTGTAATACAGTTAAATATCTTTAATACTTATTCGATTTCTAACACATACTATTTTGTATCATTGACaggtattttcataattattcgTAATAAACACTGGTAGCTCCCTTTATATTggacgataaattaattattttattactggaGATTCGTAGGAGATAATCAATACAAGCATTTCTCTGGTAATACGGAATAGTATATTTATAACACACCAAGGGagtaaaagtaaagaatgtctcagatctcatgttcattgtcgcCCAAGGAGAAGCCAAAGGTGGCAAACGTTATATCTGAGACATTATTTACTTGCTTCCGTGGTGTTTATACTATTTTTGTCCCCGGCGGAGGTGGAAAGcggcaacttcgttttgcaTAGTGAGCAGAAAGTTGACGCTTTCTGCACGGAGGTgaggaaatataattttttttatttctattacttATAGACTCATAGATACAGTCAATAAATGTCACAGTTCTAAAAAAGGACTATTGGACTATTATGTTTATATTGTATTACGTTGGGAAATTTAAATGATGCCTcctaaatttttcaactttgattcaCCAAAAAAGCACCCCAAAcacattttttcaaagtttttaatattttacacagAAATGGGGTCATTGCAGTTCAGTTgctacacacaaaaaataatgaaattcgcGGAGAATTTTCGTTCATTTGTTCAAATCAAATGAAATTGATGTATCGAtggattgaaaattgaaataataagtcTATAGTGTAAGTGTGAAATTTTTCCCTATACGTGAATTGTTCAACAAGATTTAATATCActacaagtttttaaatttttatctttttttggaaactttcaAAACTAAACCATGGGATTTAGAATCGGTTAAAACCCAAGATACTAGTACGTAGTATATGAATATATTCAacgataattattttgattacgaaaatttcgataaaaaaggTGCATTATAaagctataaataaaatgagTTTCCTTTTGTAATTTGGTaacaaaaccataaaaattggCACAAAATGCTTTCACAGTGCTCTAAAAACGCGATATTAAAAAATCCAGGACCAATTACCGGTGCTACCTCATACGCTTTGGGAGATTTATggctaagtaaaaataaaaatgtattcttttaaAGATATTCTGTACACTGAGATTATACATGTTTTTAAGTTCAAAGAAGATTAATCATCTGTATAAAACAGTGTTTACTGTGATGAACGCACTACCGTAACAtacatatgaataatttatgaaatgccTGTTTCAAGATTATTGTCAAGAAAACGTAATTCATTGAATGATTTCTTGTTTTTTCCGTTCtcttttgttgtttatttgttttttctttttttttttacttctgtaCTTTGCTGTGTTTCTAATACAACAAACTGTCACAACATATCATTGTTGGTTATGGCTTTACGTatatatacctttttttttgtaaatctgtTTGCTCTCCAGCAGCAAGCATGCACATATTACgagcacaaatttttattttacaaaaataatttgtctcTATATAACTCTTTAacttgtgtatatttatttaatacaatttaaaattacaattatcgTCAATCACTTTATAAGGGATTGAAGAAACAACAGTGAGTGCAATTGAAgaacacaaaattataattcatttattttcaatttgagtttaatttaattttgtttttaacttgtgtttgttttgtttttatttattgtcatCAAACAAAAGTGATTGacagtttttgtaaaaaaaaagaaaaaattattgttattcaattgtttatttgttgttttttcttcttctaCGAAATGATTGGCAGCATTTTGTTCCGAGCACACGTGACAAAGCATTTAGTTTTGGATGTATGAGGTAATTTTGGATATCGTTATTAAATCGAAACGTGAAGATAATCCACCCCGAAATCTGGGgcgattttttattattaacaattgtctgtctcaaaatttaaaacatatatatgggaGAACATTCGCCAGTCAAGGTACTGACAGAatttatttcacttaaaaagtaaaaaattcgtcTCAGAAGTGAAAGTCACGGCTAGACTTTTATTCAATTGGTACAGAGTTGGTACAGACACAACGTACATACTCAGCGAATCAAAGAACATAAAAATATCCAGTGCTACCCTGACGAACCTCAAACCAAATCCTCAGCGTAAGGGGgaaaatgaatcaaataatttaaatattgagaCTTGTTATTACTTGACTTTTATcctcaaaagaaaattttgtcagatgtaagcaaaaaacacaatagagaagttgcattaattttttttgccacaagtaataattctttttttaaagtaataattcaattttttattaattattaataaaaaaataggtatatatttgaataaataaaacgataGCGACGTATTAATCTCCGTTGGGGCTTTGAGCCAATCGGCTTTGAGCCAATGGAAATttacgttataatatagtgaaagccaCCTGAGacacaaaccatttatcattattgatgttattttatcattgctCCGTACGATGACGTTACGAAAGCTAGGTGTTGACGTCACTGtcgtttgattttatattttagaaccattttcaattgtaaaattacatgaaaaatcaatttaaaaaaagttttttttttctaaataattcttttgaaaaaaaataaaataaaaaaatgtgcaacTTCTCTATTGCGCAACATGGAATTAATAATGACAAAAACGCAACAAGATTTCAGCTTGATAATATAgaaatttcgatttcaaaaatatctcaCTCACGCACATCGACCTAAACACTTTCATGACGGAAAACACCGAAGTATTCCGTTTCTTATATCAGAGAcgcttttataatatatcaagacgattttttaatatatacacgAAAGTAAGTATCTCGACCATTCAACACAAAATAAAGCaccaagagaaaaaaaaaccgttaaaaattttttactacatttGTTTTTAGCTCCGTTTATAAACatgtattaattgtttttttaattcgacATGATTTACACTTAACCTCACAGCACCAATGAAATATACATTGACAACGTTCAACAACTGTTACCTCTTGGGTTCGATATCCTCGACCGCAACACATTAAATCGCAGCCATCAACGCCAATCGACGATTCGTTACATTGACGGCCATGCGTACCTAATGTACCTAATCGTGGATTACGTTCACAGAAGTTGGGGGATGCTTCTAAGTATACTAAATCTTTTTTACCCGGTGGTTTATGCTCTGGATTTGATGGTTTTAGTTGGAAATTATAACGATTACgtttattcatattttgattTGTACTACGATGATGAATACGATTTGAATGTGGTGCATGAATTGAATTATCATTAATACTGTTCATGTTATTCATTGTGTTGTGTGTTTGATGTGCTgcattattaacaatatttccaCCGCCTCCACCACGTTGATTACCAGCATTGCTTACCATTACACGGGATGCACCATCGAAACGATCTTTTAATTGATCACCAATTTGACGGAAGCTTGGTAAACGCATCCAACATGTTTTGATCGTGCAAGATCCGGACATTCCATGACATTTACATTCTTGGCGCATTCCAGCCACAACATgctgtaacaaacaaaaaaaaaaacattgtaagtaataaataaaaccaatttcGTAAGATTGTAAAGGTGAGGACACCGTATAACGAATTTGTTCTTGAGAGAAACAGTTGATATAAATGAATAGGAGTCAATCCTGTCaagtcgaattggccatattacccataaaaatgtaaaactagacttaataccatgacaaaatttgaaagtgaaattaaaattgattaaaaaatgaaaaagctaTAGgtaatcaaagattgcattcaaaggtatcccatctccttttagcaaaacaaagttttatatgtaatctctatggcgatacccacgtatgacgtcactagaaGGGtacttcctctttgtttaatgaATCTTTGTCTAATAAATCTTTAAACTATGGTTCAAAATAGTACTCAGAATTGGCGTAGGAAAATATCatggataaaatttaatttttgttttttaatatatctttataagttatatatcatgtgttattctggtgTATGGACTATATTATTACAATGTACAATTACATTCAAagccattcagtagtttttgcatgaaagcgtaacaaacaaaaaactttactttcacatttataatatatagagataaattatctatacaaaaattattctttacaaGATGAGAATGGAGTGCTGAAGGAATGCTTAGAAACAGagcaatagaaaatttaaagtaatactttctttaaaaactaattCTCAAATAATACACAATACAAATGGCATATAATGACATTTTTATGTGAAACAAGACATAATGGGTGGTCGATCGATATATCGTAATCATTCCTACATACATCGATAAcatatttcatacaaatattattatattatcataatcaAGTTATATCGAAAATCAGTgtattaatatgttaaaaaacttTAGGTACATGTATCTTACAATATTGAAGAGGCGTGTGGCTATGTATCTCTTTGGTCAGTTACAAGTTATGTGTTTGTTGCAATGTCTCATATATACCTACAACAATATGTGGATAATTAAAGTCTGATCCACATTCAATCTGAAGTCCTGAAGTAGAATTTTAGAGATTTTATAGTGGTATGTTCAGTGATTTCTTACTGGTAAGTTAAAAATACACATTCTATCGGCGCGGCGTTTTAATGTGGGACTTGAGAGAAGTTTTATTGTCTGTTTAGTGGaggatgaatttttttcttactggtaaattttaagatttatgtTAGAAAAGCTCctttatatttttacgttttaaagATAGGTAATAAATTGCtacacatataaaaatattgaagattcTACCTTCTAGGAACgtgttattattcataaaataaactcaTGACTTTATGATTAatctaacaatattataaaGTGGCAGATTTTGCAGATTTCACTCGACAATTTTACCACCTATCTAGAATATTGAAAGAGCTGCCACGAACAAAAGAACATGCGAGGCATTGTTTGGGAACagccgatagaagtgaaaactaagaaatttgtaaattgtataaatatactaaatacatttgaatagtagtAATGTAATGTactatttatatgcgtttccaccatttatttcatggattttaattttttggtgcgaaaTCCTCAAACATATTTTGTAGTGAACTTGATTTGTGAATCTCAACCATCTTCTCATCGACTTgaacatacacaaaaaattccatcaaaatcgatccattcctttaggaggagttcaatgAAAAACACACGCGATGACGGCGCGGTGatgagttccatgatttttgttaacTCAAAAGATTTTTGTTAACTACCTTGCATATATATTCTCGGAGGTACAAAAATCCAATGTCAGTATCAtccaatacaaaaatataatataatgtgtaTTCCAggcactttatttttataaacaaaagtttttctctaagtgcatttaatatatatttttaatatatatagatttaagttatatatgtatatagttataTAGTCACTTCATAGAGTTAAATATGAGTTGTTCTCACGCTAAGAAAATatgacattaaaatattaatattagtatttattttacttgttattttatagtaaaacatacacattttatatacagagttgtTCAATAACATGTTACCACCTATATGAGAgatattttgtctaaaaagaTGTAACCACTTAAATAGGAGAGACATTTTGTCGGAAACGATATTGCCATTTCACTGAATCAAACGTATACTTTAAGAAGTTAATAGAAACTCTGTacaggacactgtcgattgaactcTACTACCTTGATAGCATGAGGATGTCTGTATAATGTTTGGCCCCGAAATTTTGGAGCAATCCTGTTGGAGCAGTTACTCCTGTAACTGTTACCCGAAGACGTCTCACATTTGGGTGACAGATTGTTCTCAAGTGGGACATAAGCGACCTTTTGGTCTAGGTGATAGGGACCCATTTGCGATATCCTTCCTTTGTAAAAGTATTACCCGTCAGTAACAACATCTTCTTGAAGAAAGTCTCTTCCATTTAcgtggtaacatcttattgaatAACCCATgctaataagtatacacaatatgtaataaaatactaAACAGTACCTATTCTATAAAGTACACTGTGTTCAAGTGAATGCTGCGTGAAAACACAGAACACTGTTATAGAGAATGATGtgtattgttataattattgatGGAGGGCAAGGCgcttaatcaaaaattttgagagCTTACATCCAAAATGTTCACTTGACGAGAAGAGTAATTTGAAatgtttgatttcatttttaaagccCTATTCAGTGAAATACAATTCGGTGGTGCTGGCAACAAGAAACTTCTTTTGTACTTCTTTGATGGAACAATCAACGTAACGCTAAGTTTTTACATGTACGACTCACATTGTGGCACATTTTTTGTAGTTAGGACTTTTAGTAATTTTGTATGCAGTAAAatcacaaagtaaaaattaatgacTTTTAGAGACTGacttattattatgaaaatgaagATCCTTTTTTCCATTGCGATGCTCATGAACCAGATTGTACATTAGatacaacatattttttgtttactgcagtaaataataaaatttatgatgatgtaaataatattgatcAAATGATCACAAGATCACATGTAACACGGATGAATAGTTGAGTATACACATGCCATTATATATTAGaccataatataatgtagtaaacaatgaatgaatgatacataatttaaaaatatctcatcTTTTTATGAAATCATCAAGAAAAACTTAACAATTTATGACAGAGTTGTATTCTCTGTATTTAAAACCTATATTTTATGTCTTATACGACTCGACAATAGTAATTCGATATTCGATGGGAAAGactaaagaaattatattttcatttagtttttgcaatttgtttctttttcctCTACGTTAATATTAAAAGGAAGTATTGTTCTCTTAAGGAAATTCTAAGAGAATATTTACCGTTGAGGTTTACATTTCTTCGACAACAATTAGGCATATACCCTAATTTTCGAGATTT
This genomic interval from Chrysoperla carnea chromosome 1, inChrCarn1.1, whole genome shotgun sequence contains the following:
- the LOC123290827 gene encoding protein wingless, with the protein product MDPSVHSTLRRKQRRLARENPGALVAVAKGANMAIIECQHQFRNRRWNCSTRNFQRGKNLFGKIVDKGCRETAFVYAIMSAAVVHSVARACSEGSIESCTCDYSHQARSPKMITSSGGVVHQNGVRNWEWGGCSDNIGYGLKFSREFVDVGERGRNLREKMNLHNNEAGRAHVVAGMRQECKCHGMSGSCTIKTCWMRLPSFRQIGDQLKDRFDGASRVMVSNAGNQRGGGGGNIVNNAAHQTHNTMNNMNSINDNSIHAPHSNRIHHRSTNQNMNKRNRYNFQLKPSNPEHKPPGKKDLVYLEASPNFCERNPRLGTLGTHGRQCNESSIGVDGCDLMCCGRGYRTQEVTVVERCQCIFHWCCEVKCKSCRIKKTINTCL